A stretch of Lentisphaera araneosa HTCC2155 DNA encodes these proteins:
- a CDS encoding NAD-dependent malic enzyme, translating into MPNTGASHSITIRLQMDHQPGLFAKAAEIIGRLGGNIGAIDIVKITKGKITRDVTVDTSSDEHKEQITEELNQIDGMKILHISDRVFLMHLGGKIEVNSRFPLQSRDELSMAYTPGVARICEAIHKDPQLAHNLTIKKNTVAIVSDGTAVLGLGDIGPEAAMPVMEGKAMLFKEFGGVDAFPICLDTRDTEEIIRTVKAIAPGFGGVNLEDIAAPRCFEIERRLQEELNIPIFHDDQHGTAIVMIAGLINALKVVNKDAKDIKAVVAGVGAAGTACTKMMLDLGIKNIIGLDRTGTLYSGRDKMNDSKVAYAEITNPHKIKGGMDEAIKDADLFVGLSGPGVLSLEQLKTMAKDPIVFAMSNPTPEIMPEVALPHVAVMATGRSDYPNQLNNVLCFPGIFKGALKCRAQSITEKMKLAAAYAIAETVKENEICADYIIPGVFNKDVARNVAKAVKKAYR; encoded by the coding sequence ATGCCAAATACAGGCGCCAGTCATTCTATCACCATTCGTTTACAAATGGACCATCAGCCAGGTCTATTTGCGAAAGCCGCAGAAATCATTGGCCGCTTAGGTGGGAATATCGGAGCCATTGATATTGTTAAAATTACCAAAGGCAAAATCACTCGCGACGTCACAGTCGACACCAGTAGCGATGAACACAAAGAACAAATTACTGAAGAACTCAACCAAATTGATGGTATGAAAATCCTTCATATTTCCGATCGCGTTTTCCTCATGCACTTGGGCGGGAAAATTGAAGTCAATAGCCGTTTCCCACTCCAATCACGCGATGAACTCTCCATGGCCTACACACCCGGCGTAGCACGCATTTGCGAAGCAATCCATAAAGATCCTCAACTCGCCCACAACTTGACCATCAAGAAAAATACGGTGGCAATCGTTTCAGATGGCACGGCGGTCCTCGGCCTCGGCGATATCGGTCCCGAAGCAGCCATGCCCGTCATGGAAGGCAAAGCAATGCTCTTCAAAGAATTTGGTGGCGTCGATGCCTTCCCCATTTGCCTCGACACAAGGGATACTGAAGAAATTATCCGCACTGTCAAAGCAATTGCTCCCGGTTTTGGTGGCGTCAACTTAGAAGATATTGCCGCACCACGCTGCTTCGAAATCGAACGTCGCCTGCAAGAAGAACTCAATATCCCCATTTTCCACGATGACCAACACGGCACCGCGATTGTCATGATTGCTGGCTTGATCAACGCCCTCAAAGTCGTCAATAAAGACGCCAAAGATATAAAAGCTGTCGTTGCGGGTGTGGGGGCCGCGGGAACTGCCTGCACAAAAATGATGCTCGACTTAGGAATCAAGAACATTATCGGCCTCGACCGCACAGGTACCCTTTATAGTGGTCGCGACAAAATGAATGATTCAAAAGTGGCCTATGCCGAAATCACCAATCCGCACAAGATAAAAGGCGGCATGGATGAAGCTATTAAAGACGCCGATTTATTTGTGGGTTTATCGGGGCCAGGCGTACTCTCGCTCGAGCAACTCAAAACCATGGCCAAAGACCCTATTGTCTTTGCCATGTCGAACCCAACTCCAGAGATCATGCCAGAAGTAGCATTGCCCCATGTTGCGGTCATGGCAACAGGTCGAAGTGATTACCCCAACCAACTCAATAACGTACTTTGCTTCCCAGGGATTTTTAAAGGTGCACTCAAATGTCGTGCTCAATCTATTACTGAAAAAATGAAATTAGCTGCCGCCTACGCAATCGCGGAAACAGTGAAAGAAAATGAGATCTGTGCAGATTACATTATTCCCGGTGTCTTTAATAAAGATGTGGCACGAAATGTGGCCAAAGCCGTTAAAAAAGCTTACAGATAA
- the rpmB gene encoding 50S ribosomal protein L28 produces the protein MAKECHFCGKKPHVGGTIVHRGISKKAGGIGLKLVKTNKRVFKPNIQKVKAKINGTACTVNACTACIRTGLVVK, from the coding sequence ATGGCTAAAGAATGTCACTTTTGCGGAAAAAAACCACATGTTGGTGGAACAATTGTTCACCGTGGTATTTCGAAGAAAGCTGGTGGTATCGGTTTAAAGCTTGTTAAAACTAACAAGCGTGTATTTAAGCCAAACATCCAGAAAGTTAAGGCCAAAATCAACGGCACTGCTTGCACTGTAAATGCTTGCACAGCGTGTATCCGTACTGGTCTTGTGGTAAAATAA
- a CDS encoding response regulator: MQLKDSLKDNGQHTVLIVDDLEDNVFILKSLLVSQNYKVLGAYTGRMALELCFEHKPDLVLLDLSLPDINGVEVLQEIRQEPSLINTGIIILTATSSSDALINGFMLGADDFIKKPYHHLEMLARMQATLKLRDTYAQLRDVNDQLDSINRDLEGTVKSQVEEIEKSNRFKRFMAPQVIDSFMTESKDLLSISERRKLTVLFLDLRGFTAYANSASPDSLMTGLQHFHKTIGPVIFKHQATIERFTGDGLMCIIGAPNDIPDHSTVALDMAREIRDVYETEKSENGDLLPLDMSMGIATGEATTGTIGFEGRLDYAAIGPVTNMAARLCAKAGPNEILISHNVCNQIASKDGVSFVEEAEIKGFDYKVKYYSA; the protein is encoded by the coding sequence ATGCAACTAAAAGACTCTTTAAAAGACAACGGCCAACATACCGTTTTAATTGTGGACGATTTGGAAGACAATGTATTCATCCTCAAATCTTTATTAGTTTCGCAAAATTATAAGGTCCTTGGTGCATACACTGGCAGAATGGCTTTAGAGCTCTGTTTTGAGCATAAGCCCGACCTAGTTTTACTCGACCTTTCACTTCCTGATATTAATGGCGTCGAAGTCCTCCAAGAAATCCGCCAAGAGCCCAGCCTCATTAATACAGGGATCATTATTTTAACGGCTACAAGTTCGAGCGATGCGCTGATCAACGGCTTTATGTTGGGCGCTGATGATTTTATCAAAAAGCCTTACCACCATCTAGAAATGCTCGCTCGTATGCAAGCTACCCTAAAACTTCGCGATACTTACGCGCAGCTAAGAGACGTCAATGATCAACTCGATAGTATTAACCGCGATTTAGAAGGCACGGTAAAATCCCAAGTTGAAGAGATTGAAAAATCCAACCGCTTCAAACGTTTCATGGCACCCCAAGTCATCGATTCTTTCATGACTGAATCAAAAGATTTGCTGAGCATTAGCGAACGTCGCAAACTCACGGTGCTTTTCCTTGATCTACGTGGCTTCACTGCCTACGCCAATTCAGCTTCTCCTGATAGTCTCATGACTGGCCTGCAACATTTCCACAAAACTATTGGCCCCGTCATCTTTAAACACCAAGCGACAATTGAACGCTTCACGGGCGATGGCCTCATGTGTATCATTGGAGCTCCCAACGACATTCCCGATCACTCCACCGTGGCATTGGATATGGCGAGAGAAATTCGTGACGTCTATGAAACAGAAAAGTCGGAAAATGGCGATCTTCTGCCTTTAGACATGTCCATGGGCATTGCCACTGGAGAAGCCACCACGGGCACGATTGGTTTTGAAGGTCGCCTCGATTATGCAGCCATTGGACCAGTAACTAATATGGCGGCACGACTCTGTGCAAAAGCTGGGCCCAATGAAATCTTGATTTCACATAATGTTTGCAATCAAATTGCGAGTAAGGATGGAGTGAGTTTTGTGGAAGAAGCCGAGATCAAAGGCTTTGACTACAAGGTCAAATATTACAGTGCGTAG
- a CDS encoding sigma-70 family RNA polymerase sigma factor, translating into MLSDNQLIKKYLKGDDRAFDELYGRYRLQLYSYLNRLAPGKSQLVDDLFQKTWMKVVANLSRYQDRQTFLAWSMRIAHNLLIDHYRKENRRYMDELPDEISCSGSVPGESLVFGELSAALKRAISTLPSEQRDVVNLRQENVSFKEIATIQGVSLNTALGRMHYAVKRLRSLLKSWEA; encoded by the coding sequence ATGCTAAGTGATAATCAGTTAATTAAGAAATACTTAAAGGGTGATGATCGAGCTTTTGATGAGCTCTATGGTCGTTATCGTTTACAATTATATTCTTATTTAAATCGTTTAGCCCCCGGCAAGAGTCAGCTCGTCGATGATCTTTTTCAAAAGACGTGGATGAAAGTTGTGGCCAACTTAAGCCGCTACCAAGATCGCCAAACATTTTTGGCTTGGAGTATGCGAATTGCGCATAATCTCTTAATTGATCATTACCGCAAAGAAAATCGCCGTTATATGGATGAGCTACCCGACGAAATTTCTTGTTCGGGAAGTGTTCCTGGTGAAAGTTTAGTCTTCGGCGAATTATCAGCAGCTTTAAAAAGAGCGATTTCTACTTTGCCTAGTGAGCAGCGTGACGTGGTGAATTTACGTCAAGAGAATGTTTCCTTTAAAGAGATTGCGACGATTCAGGGGGTGAGTTTAAATACCGCTCTAGGGCGTATGCATTACGCTGTGAAACGACTGCGCAGTTTATTAAAATCTTGGGAAGCTTAG
- a CDS encoding GAF domain-containing protein, translating into MNRRGAREEEGRMSPDAARLMMAMGFLQMFNPKDGVDEVMERALSVYMEMTGLERGFAFINAGANGEEDLRECARVQLTPGDSSYSLSRSFIKKAIENKKIIIEDALDQSVNKTQTVVDFKICSAVVVPVFIEEELKAVFYMDKQLASKKLPTHLSYSTRLLRDLIARALQRELSGGGKVDLDQYSDFLRQVLGEMEIVVDNLGVIAEGFTEYELSDIKEGIDSQVEKLDEVLQALAQV; encoded by the coding sequence ATGAATAGGAGAGGCGCTAGAGAAGAAGAAGGGCGTATGAGTCCTGATGCGGCTCGCTTAATGATGGCCATGGGCTTTTTACAGATGTTCAACCCCAAAGATGGAGTGGACGAAGTCATGGAGAGGGCATTGAGTGTCTACATGGAAATGACGGGTCTCGAACGCGGCTTTGCTTTCATCAATGCAGGGGCAAACGGTGAAGAAGATTTGCGAGAATGTGCACGTGTTCAGTTAACGCCTGGAGATTCCTCCTATAGCTTAAGTCGAAGTTTCATTAAGAAGGCTATAGAGAACAAAAAAATTATTATAGAGGACGCACTGGATCAGTCGGTGAATAAAACTCAAACAGTTGTAGATTTCAAGATCTGTTCGGCAGTCGTGGTTCCCGTGTTTATAGAAGAGGAGTTAAAAGCAGTTTTCTACATGGATAAACAGCTTGCTTCTAAAAAGCTTCCGACACATTTAAGTTATTCCACTCGCCTACTTAGAGATTTGATTGCTCGTGCATTACAGCGTGAACTCAGTGGCGGTGGCAAAGTTGACCTAGATCAATACAGTGACTTTCTACGTCAGGTACTTGGTGAAATGGAAATAGTCGTAGATAACTTAGGTGTTATTGCCGAGGGCTTCACTGAATATGAATTGAGCGATATCAAAGAAGGTATCGATAGTCAAGTAGAAAAACTTGACGAAGTGCTACAAGCACTCGCCCAAGTTTAA
- a CDS encoding ATP-dependent helicase produces MSVLLDRLNDEQRQAVTTTEKPLLILAGAGTGKTMVVTSRIAFIVQSGRAEPGEILAVTFTNKAANEMKERAGRLIGQKAVKDLWVSTFHSFGMKILRKYAYQAGYAPDFTLAEYGDQVGLIKQGLNELGLVEDGMSQDPKAILSLISMAKAKNQVPEDLEESSDPWEQRIGGIYRYYQEYLHALNILDFDDLLMLTVRLLQKDEKVRQLLQDKFKYVMVDEFQDTNHIQMELLHALLPKHEPNICVVGDDDQSIYSWRGAEVANILAFPQIFPGGKLIKLEQNYRSNNVILNAANKVISINSQRHVKNLWSAQEGGEKLKVVACGSEEREAKAIADTILNKVNGRQNTYGDCAILYRSNHQSRALEDAMRRGRIPYKIIGDTSFYERKEVRDALAFLKIIHNPRDDFSFLRVLDVPPRGIGPRTIKTLREKAVENKTSVYDLLRNPQFMENFGRSSDALMKFNNRVEEFRQKFQEKVPLAGLVEQYFEGVGYIEGLGRMYKPREDAEKRYQNVLEIIHTIEGREKEDKRCIPLQEYLESVSLMEEYRRRQEKDEDPNAVMLLTVHASKGLEFPSVFVTGMEKNLFPHEKSAGLKALAEERRLFYVALTRAKSDLILTWSKMRKAGRRMSQRMPSQFLGELPKDLVDHCLPQDLLKKLSREEFLEQMKNWKIDN; encoded by the coding sequence ATGAGTGTATTATTAGACCGTTTAAATGATGAACAGCGTCAAGCAGTTACGACGACTGAGAAGCCTTTGTTGATCTTGGCGGGAGCGGGCACGGGCAAGACAATGGTGGTAACGAGTCGCATTGCTTTTATTGTTCAGAGTGGGCGAGCTGAGCCAGGAGAGATCCTTGCAGTTACATTTACCAATAAGGCGGCGAACGAAATGAAAGAGCGTGCCGGTAGGTTAATTGGCCAGAAGGCAGTGAAGGACCTTTGGGTTAGTACCTTTCACTCATTTGGTATGAAGATCCTAAGGAAATACGCTTATCAGGCAGGTTATGCCCCCGATTTTACTTTAGCTGAATACGGTGATCAGGTGGGCTTGATCAAGCAGGGGCTCAATGAATTAGGTTTGGTAGAGGATGGTATGAGCCAAGATCCTAAAGCGATTCTCTCTCTTATAAGTATGGCCAAGGCTAAAAACCAGGTTCCAGAGGATCTAGAAGAATCTAGTGATCCATGGGAGCAGCGCATTGGGGGCATCTATCGTTATTACCAAGAGTATTTGCATGCTTTAAATATTCTGGACTTTGATGATCTGCTTATGCTAACGGTGAGACTCTTACAAAAAGATGAAAAAGTCAGGCAGCTGCTTCAAGATAAATTCAAATATGTTATGGTCGACGAGTTTCAGGATACTAATCACATTCAAATGGAGCTACTTCACGCTTTGTTACCGAAACATGAGCCGAATATTTGTGTGGTGGGTGACGATGATCAGTCAATCTATAGTTGGCGTGGTGCGGAAGTCGCAAATATTCTTGCCTTTCCACAAATTTTCCCTGGAGGGAAACTGATTAAACTGGAGCAGAATTACCGTTCTAATAATGTGATTCTCAATGCAGCGAATAAAGTCATTAGTATTAATTCACAACGTCACGTCAAAAATTTATGGTCAGCCCAAGAAGGTGGCGAAAAATTAAAAGTGGTCGCTTGCGGCAGTGAAGAGCGCGAAGCCAAAGCCATTGCCGATACAATTTTGAACAAGGTTAATGGACGTCAGAACACTTATGGTGATTGCGCAATTCTTTATCGCTCCAATCATCAGAGTCGTGCCCTTGAAGATGCCATGAGACGAGGGCGGATTCCTTATAAAATCATTGGTGACACCTCATTTTATGAGCGTAAAGAAGTTCGCGATGCCCTCGCCTTCTTGAAAATCATCCACAATCCTCGTGACGACTTTTCTTTTTTACGGGTCTTGGATGTGCCGCCTCGTGGTATCGGGCCGCGAACAATAAAAACTTTGCGTGAGAAAGCCGTAGAGAATAAAACTTCGGTGTACGACCTTTTGCGCAATCCGCAATTTATGGAGAACTTTGGACGTTCGAGTGATGCCCTCATGAAGTTTAATAATCGCGTCGAAGAATTTCGTCAAAAGTTCCAAGAGAAAGTACCACTTGCGGGCTTAGTGGAGCAATACTTTGAGGGTGTTGGCTATATTGAGGGATTAGGTCGCATGTATAAACCACGCGAAGATGCTGAAAAGCGTTATCAGAATGTTCTCGAAATTATTCATACAATTGAAGGACGAGAGAAAGAGGATAAACGCTGTATTCCTTTACAAGAGTATTTAGAGTCGGTCAGTTTGATGGAAGAGTATCGTCGCCGTCAAGAAAAAGATGAAGATCCCAATGCGGTGATGTTGCTCACGGTTCATGCTTCTAAGGGTTTGGAATTTCCTAGTGTATTTGTGACTGGTATGGAGAAAAATTTATTCCCGCACGAAAAATCAGCAGGGCTCAAAGCCTTGGCAGAAGAACGTCGCCTCTTTTATGTAGCATTGACACGGGCCAAGAGTGATCTGATCCTTACTTGGTCGAAGATGCGTAAAGCTGGTCGTCGAATGAGTCAGCGTATGCCATCGCAATTTTTAGGAGAATTGCCCAAGGACTTAGTGGATCATTGCCTACCTCAAGACCTACTGAAAAAATTGTCACGAGAAGAGTTTTTGGAGCAGATGAAAAACTGGAAAATCGACAACTAA
- a CDS encoding adenylyltransferase/cytidyltransferase family protein yields MANTDKIISLSELTQWKAEFTGKIVATNGVFDLLHPGHMEYLEEASELGDALVIALNSDASVKALKDPRRPIINEDDRAYMLASLDCVSKVFIFEDLEALNTLLEIQPHIYVKGGDYTIDTINQNERRALEARDIEIQILKFKAGFSTTLMIDKIIKAYG; encoded by the coding sequence ATGGCTAATACAGATAAAATTATAAGTCTCAGCGAATTGACTCAATGGAAAGCTGAATTCACTGGAAAAATCGTTGCAACTAATGGCGTTTTTGACCTTCTTCACCCTGGTCACATGGAATACTTAGAAGAAGCCTCTGAACTTGGTGATGCCCTCGTCATTGCCCTCAATAGCGACGCCTCGGTTAAAGCACTTAAAGATCCCCGACGTCCCATTATCAACGAAGATGACCGCGCTTACATGCTCGCCTCGCTTGATTGTGTTAGTAAAGTTTTCATTTTCGAAGACCTCGAAGCCCTCAATACACTTTTGGAAATCCAGCCTCACATCTACGTGAAAGGTGGCGATTACACGATTGATACTATCAATCAAAATGAACGCCGTGCTCTGGAAGCTCGTGATATTGAAATTCAGATCCTTAAATTCAAGGCGGGATTTTCTACCACTTTGATGATCGATAAAATCATAAAGGCTTACGGCTAA
- a CDS encoding DUF7133 domain-containing protein, with the protein MLKKLLFFFLPFALFAESESDYYTITDIPVPEGFEVSCIDVLPDNKIAVGSRRGDIYIVDNAYDNDPKNDKWTLFATGIHEPLGLSYYKGWLWCTQRPEVTRMKDTDGDGFADIYECISDDWGIDGNYHEYAFGTKHDKDGNIWVVLCLTGSGGASSDYRGWCVRITEDGKMIPTTSGIRSPGGMGINHKGDVFYSDNQGLWTGTSCVKHLKIGSFQGNPTGNKYYALTDAIGPKVTEPKSGSRIVLEREKIKEFVPPAANLPHGKLGNSTSGIALDNTKGKFGPFPNQLFANDQHSSLISRLALEEVNGVYQGMSILFRKGFGSGNVPAVMSADGSLFIGGTNRGWNSKGKKPGALERVNWTGKVPFEIHSMNITKTGFNLKFTQKIDPSSLSPETIKADANAWIYQSGYGSPEVDQVDLKITDVKVATDGMSAHITLDKIYKGHNHNFDFSALKSADGKSLLHSKPYYTVNEVLGEVHIVPPQNPEKAKKK; encoded by the coding sequence ATGCTTAAAAAATTACTTTTCTTTTTTCTTCCTTTTGCGCTCTTCGCAGAAAGCGAAAGCGATTACTACACCATAACCGATATTCCCGTTCCAGAAGGTTTTGAAGTCAGCTGTATCGATGTTCTCCCCGACAATAAAATTGCTGTGGGCTCACGCCGTGGCGACATCTACATAGTCGACAATGCCTATGATAATGACCCCAAGAACGATAAATGGACTCTCTTTGCCACGGGCATTCACGAGCCCCTCGGGCTCTCTTACTACAAAGGCTGGCTCTGGTGCACTCAGCGTCCCGAAGTGACGCGTATGAAAGATACTGATGGTGATGGCTTTGCCGACATCTATGAATGCATCAGCGATGACTGGGGCATTGATGGTAACTATCACGAATATGCCTTTGGCACTAAACATGACAAAGATGGCAACATCTGGGTAGTCCTTTGCTTAACGGGTTCTGGTGGTGCGAGCTCAGACTACCGTGGCTGGTGCGTGCGCATCACGGAAGATGGTAAAATGATCCCCACAACTTCGGGCATTCGTTCGCCGGGTGGCATGGGTATCAATCACAAAGGTGATGTTTTCTATTCCGATAACCAAGGTCTTTGGACTGGGACAAGCTGTGTTAAACACCTCAAAATCGGCTCTTTCCAAGGAAACCCCACCGGTAATAAATACTATGCTTTGACCGATGCTATCGGCCCCAAAGTTACGGAACCAAAATCTGGCTCACGTATTGTCTTAGAAAGAGAAAAAATCAAAGAATTTGTTCCCCCCGCAGCTAATTTACCTCATGGTAAATTGGGCAACTCCACGAGTGGCATTGCCCTCGATAATACCAAGGGCAAATTTGGACCCTTCCCTAATCAACTTTTTGCCAATGACCAGCACTCATCACTCATCTCTCGACTCGCTCTCGAAGAAGTAAATGGCGTTTATCAAGGCATGTCTATCCTCTTCCGCAAAGGTTTTGGATCCGGTAATGTGCCTGCTGTAATGTCAGCAGATGGCTCACTTTTTATCGGTGGCACAAATCGCGGATGGAATAGTAAAGGTAAAAAACCCGGCGCTCTTGAACGCGTTAATTGGACTGGTAAAGTACCCTTTGAGATCCATAGCATGAACATCACAAAAACTGGCTTTAATCTTAAATTCACTCAGAAAATTGACCCCTCATCTTTAAGTCCAGAAACAATCAAGGCCGATGCCAACGCATGGATCTACCAAAGTGGCTATGGGAGTCCCGAAGTCGACCAAGTCGATTTAAAAATCACTGACGTTAAAGTCGCCACTGATGGCATGTCGGCTCATATCACACTTGATAAGATCTATAAAGGCCACAATCACAACTTCGATTTCTCCGCTCTCAAATCCGCCGATGGCAAAAGCCTGCTTCATAGCAAGCCCTACTACACCGTGAACGAAGTCCTTGGCGAAGTTCACATCGTTCCTCCCCAAAATCCAGAGAAAGCAAAAAAGAAATAA
- a CDS encoding c-type cytochrome, with product MLFKPFTKRTALAFGFLLSLPLVAAPNKGKEIYTKSCAACHAPNGGGIPGAAGGPNLTILKKKYAQQQMHAIMDGKRGGTGSQTMAGLLNAMKIKRTEMDAALNYVLKLPAAPSPHEEMGNAKRGKKIYNQCIHCHGTTGMGYQNAGLPAPRLTGQSNAYLYLQLKNFKAGVRNDGSAGSQQMMAVLKPLKDQDLQDLVAYISTLDTSPTPLQNLKYKVYKGEWKKLPDFSKLKPIKDGSIANGLLDIRVAEQKNAYGMVFEGELNVPAKGKYQFHLASDDGAKLYLNDRSKAIVDNDGIHAANEKNSAWLELPAGKTKLIVDYFDLAGQTKLSLTWSRQNNFKKRAISAEVVGGKQKGPNLKPIILGSKDDKALVFRNFINKGNARSIGVSFPGNMNLIFDASNMALASFWSGDFVDVAPMWHGRGVRDIAPISSDIVPLPLDLQFAELANPEAKWPIELNRNSNQTRTHSLRFRGYKLDKNRYPTFMYTLGDIAFEDRFDPLPEQAGIKRTIKIKGQSDKLYFRAATDEISKKDDSYTLANCTMTIENAELRPFGNVQELMVPVKLSSGEAQIQIQYSF from the coding sequence ATGCTATTTAAACCATTTACTAAACGGACGGCACTTGCCTTCGGTTTTCTACTTTCTCTCCCCCTTGTAGCGGCCCCTAATAAAGGCAAAGAGATCTACACAAAGTCATGCGCAGCCTGCCACGCTCCCAATGGTGGTGGTATTCCTGGTGCAGCAGGTGGTCCAAACCTCACGATTCTCAAGAAAAAATATGCCCAGCAACAAATGCATGCGATCATGGATGGCAAACGCGGTGGAACAGGTAGCCAGACGATGGCAGGACTGCTCAATGCGATGAAAATCAAACGTACTGAAATGGACGCGGCACTCAATTACGTACTCAAACTTCCTGCAGCGCCATCACCTCACGAGGAAATGGGCAATGCTAAACGCGGTAAAAAAATCTACAATCAGTGCATACACTGCCACGGCACCACTGGTATGGGTTACCAAAACGCCGGACTTCCTGCTCCACGCCTAACGGGACAATCCAATGCCTACCTCTATCTACAGCTCAAGAACTTCAAAGCTGGTGTGAGAAACGACGGTAGTGCGGGTTCTCAGCAAATGATGGCAGTCCTCAAACCATTAAAAGACCAAGACCTTCAGGATCTCGTCGCCTATATTTCCACACTCGACACGAGTCCCACTCCCCTGCAAAACCTCAAATATAAGGTCTACAAAGGCGAATGGAAAAAACTTCCTGACTTCTCAAAACTAAAGCCCATTAAAGACGGTTCGATTGCCAATGGACTTCTCGACATTCGAGTCGCCGAACAAAAAAATGCTTATGGCATGGTCTTCGAAGGCGAACTCAATGTTCCGGCCAAAGGCAAGTATCAATTCCATTTGGCTTCCGATGATGGTGCTAAACTCTATTTAAATGACCGCAGTAAAGCGATCGTCGATAATGACGGTATTCATGCCGCCAATGAAAAAAATAGCGCATGGCTTGAGCTGCCCGCAGGAAAAACTAAGCTCATTGTCGATTACTTCGACCTCGCAGGGCAAACTAAGCTTAGCCTTACTTGGAGTCGCCAAAACAACTTCAAGAAACGCGCCATCTCTGCTGAAGTTGTCGGTGGCAAACAAAAAGGCCCCAATCTAAAGCCCATTATTTTAGGTTCGAAAGACGATAAAGCACTTGTCTTCCGTAACTTTATTAACAAGGGCAATGCTCGCTCCATTGGCGTCTCGTTCCCTGGAAATATGAACCTCATTTTCGATGCCTCCAATATGGCACTCGCCTCATTTTGGTCAGGTGACTTTGTCGATGTCGCACCCATGTGGCATGGCCGAGGCGTTCGTGATATTGCTCCAATTAGTTCCGACATAGTTCCACTCCCACTCGATCTTCAGTTTGCTGAACTCGCAAACCCAGAGGCCAAATGGCCTATTGAGCTCAACCGAAATTCAAATCAAACACGAACTCACTCCCTGCGTTTTAGAGGTTATAAACTCGATAAAAACCGTTACCCAACCTTCATGTATACACTCGGTGACATCGCATTTGAAGATCGCTTTGACCCACTTCCCGAGCAAGCCGGCATCAAGAGAACAATCAAAATCAAAGGTCAATCCGACAAACTCTACTTTAGAGCCGCCACGGATGAAATCAGTAAAAAAGACGATAGCTACACGCTAGCTAATTGCACCATGACAATCGAAAACGCTGAGCTTCGCCCCTTTGGCAATGTCCAGGAACTCATGGTCCCCGTTAAACTTTCTAGCGGTGAAGCTCAAATCCAAATCCAATATTCTTTCTAA